CGACCTCGTCTGCGTCCTCCGGGTGCTGCACGAGCCCACCGCGGGCAGCGAGCTGGTGCGCCTGCTCACGGGCGCGCGCTGGCGCATCGGCACCAAGGACGTGCACGCCCTGTCGCGCGTCGCGTCGTGGCTCATGTCCCGCGACCCCGCGCAGAGGGAGCTCGCCGCCGAGGTGCGCGCGGGCCTGCGCGCCTCCGTCGTGCCGGACGAGGTGGGCTCCGTCGTCGACGCGCTCGACTTCGTCGCCGGCGCGCCCGACGGCCACCGCGCGCTCGCGGGCTTCAGCGAGGAGGGCCTCGCGCGGCTCCGCGCCTGCGGTCGCCAGCTGCAGGTGCTCCGGTCCCGCGTCGGGCTCGACCTGGTCGACCTGGTCACGGTCGTCCAGCAGGAGCTGCTGCTCGACATCGAGGTCGCGGCCAACGAGACGGATCCGCTCGGCCGCGCCAGCCTCGAGGCCTTCACCGAGCAGGTGGCCGGCTACCTCCAGGGCGACTCCGCGGGCACGCTCGGCCCGTTCCTCGCCTGGCTCGCCGAGGCGGAGCGGCGCGACAACCTCGCGCCGCGCACCGAGGAGCCGGAGCCCGGCACCGTGCAGATCCTCACCATCCACGGCTCCAAGGGCCTCGAGTGGGACGTGGTCGCCGTGCCGCGCATGGTCGAGGGCGAGCTGCCCGGCACGCTGCGCGAGAAGCGCGGCTGGGTCGCGTTCGGCGCCCTGCCGTTCGAGTTCCGCGGCGACTCCGCCGAGCTGCCGTCGCTCGCCTGGCGCGGCGCCCTGACGCAGAAGGACTTCGCCGAGGCGATGGAGGCCTTCGGCGAGGAGCTCGAGGAGCGCAACGCCGCCGAGCAGCGCCGGCTCGCGTACGTGGCCATCACGCGCACGCGGTCCGACCTGCTGCTCACGGGGTCGTTCTGGTCCACGCAGCAGAAGCCGCGAGGGCCTGGCGCGTTCCTCCGCGAGATCCAGGAGGTCGGGCTCATCGCGCCCGACGCGCTGCCCGAGTCGCCCCAGCTCGAGGAGAACCCGCTCGAGCCCGGATCCGCGCGCGTCGCCTGGCCCCTGCCGCCGCTCGGCCCGCGGGAGGCCCGCGTGCGGGCCGCCGCCGAGGCCGTGGCCTCCGCCGACCCGCACGCCGAGACCGTCTGGACGCGCGACATCAACCTGCTCCTCGCCGAGCGCGACGCCCGCGCGCGGGACGCCGAGCTCGTCGACCTGCCCACGCGCATCCCCGCGTCGCGCTTCAAGGACTTCGTGAGCGATCCCGCGGGCGTCGCCGCCCGGCTCCGCCGCCCCATGCCGGAGCGCCCCTACCGGCAGACCCGGCTCGGCACGCTCTTCCACGGCTGGGTCGAGGCGCGCTACGGGCCCGCCGGCACGGCCGACGTCATCGACGCGTCCGGCGTCGAGCTCGACCAGGACCCGACCGAGCCGCCCGTCGAGCAGGAGGACCTCGACCGGCTGCGCGCGACCTTCGAGGCGAGCGAGTGGGCGAGCCGGAGGCCCGAGGAGGTCGAGGTCGAGATCCACATGGAGCTCGCCGGCCAGGTCGTCATCTGCAAGATCGACGCCGTGTTCCTCATCGACGGCCGGTACCGCGTCGTCGACTGGAAGACCGGCCGCACCCCGAAGGACGCGGCCGACCTCGAGCTCAAGCAGCTGCAGCTCGCCCTCTACCGCCTCGCGTTCGCGAAGTGGCGCGGCATCGACCCGGACCTCATCGACGCCGAGTTCTACTTCGTCGCCGAGGACCGGTCCCTGCGACCGGAGTGGCTCTACTCCGAGGAGGACCTCGTGGCGCTCTGGTCGGGTGCGCGCACGCCGGACGCGTCGCGCGGGCCGTCGGGGCCGACGGTGGGCTGAGGCCGGGAGTCGAGCATCTCCTCGACCTGGTCGACGTCCATCACGGGCAGCGTCTCGTGCGAGATGCGGTGGCCCTCGTCGGCGCGCACCGTGTCGACGAGCGCGCTGAGCATGTTGACCGCGTCGTCGATGATGCCCTGGTCGCGCGTGTCGGTGCCGTGCAGCAGCCAGCGGGCGATCTCGAGCTCCGCGTAGAGGAGCGCGCGCTGCTTCAGCTGCCGGTCGACGGTCACGTGGTGCGCGGAGTTGTACGCGCGGAACACGCTCTCGGCGACGTGCTCGGCGCGCGCGCCCAGCACCCAGTGCAGGTCGTGCGCGGGGTCGGCGACCCGGAGCTCCGACCAGCCGATGACGCCGGTGACGGCGTCGCCCTCGACGAGGAACGACGACGCCTGCACGGCGCCGTTCACGACGGCGGGCTGGAACTGCCAGAGCGACGCGTCGTCGAGCGCCTCCTCCCAGCGGGAGAGCAGCAGGCTCGGCACGAGCGCGGTGGCCGCGGCCCGGTCGATGAGCGCGGCGGTCTGGCTGTGGATCTCGGCGGCCGAGAGCACCGGCAGCCCCGCGTCCGCGACGAACCCGGTCGGCAGGCTGTGCACGGCCGAGACGGCCGCGCCGATGGAGCGGGCGAGGCCCTCGCCCGCGGGGATCTCGTCGAGCGCGATGACCCGGCCGGGCACGTGCTCGTAGACGAAGCCGCGGGTCGGCTTGATGGGCGCCTGCCCCAGGAACTCGGGCACGCGGAACGGCAGGCGGGAGCGGATCCCGGTGCTCAGCGCCCGCAGCGCGACGAGGTCGGCGGACTGCTCGGACTCGGCCGCCTGCGTCGTCGGGACGCGCACGAGGAGCTCGCGGCCGTCCTTCGTCGTGAGGAGCGCGGAGTCGAAGTCGCCCGCGCCGCCGGCCGTGAAGGGGGAGCTGCGGACCA
This is a stretch of genomic DNA from Clavibacter zhangzhiyongii. It encodes these proteins:
- a CDS encoding ATP-dependent helicase; this translates as MISARRIAETLGLPNPTEQQRRVIESPLEPGLVVAGAGSGKTETMASRVVWLLANGHVGVEEILGLTFTRKAAGELGVRIRARIEQLQQAGLAAAPADAFATPTVQTYNAFANGIFRDSATLIGREAESVVLTEASAWQLARRLVVESTDPRLLELGRGVDPITQAVISLSRAMGENVADPAEVARLADAFVGLGELPFGSARIRKAPAAEAVAAVGALPPLVDLAVRFQEEKTRRGLVEYSDQVAFALAICERVPQVVAEHRKRFRVVLLDEYQDTSVVQTRLLATLFGGTPVMAVGDPHQSIYGWRGASAANLARFGADFAPEGAAGADVPVYALSTSWRNPGAVLGAANRIVEPLTAASRIPVARLEPRPDAGDGRLDVAYEETVADEAASVAAWFADRLRQQGSDGRPRSAALLCRSLKTIEPFTTALADRGVPFRVLGLGGLLDQPAVVDLVCVLRVLHEPTAGSELVRLLTGARWRIGTKDVHALSRVASWLMSRDPAQRELAAEVRAGLRASVVPDEVGSVVDALDFVAGAPDGHRALAGFSEEGLARLRACGRQLQVLRSRVGLDLVDLVTVVQQELLLDIEVAANETDPLGRASLEAFTEQVAGYLQGDSAGTLGPFLAWLAEAERRDNLAPRTEEPEPGTVQILTIHGSKGLEWDVVAVPRMVEGELPGTLREKRGWVAFGALPFEFRGDSAELPSLAWRGALTQKDFAEAMEAFGEELEERNAAEQRRLAYVAITRTRSDLLLTGSFWSTQQKPRGPGAFLREIQEVGLIAPDALPESPQLEENPLEPGSARVAWPLPPLGPREARVRAAAEAVASADPHAETVWTRDINLLLAERDARARDAELVDLPTRIPASRFKDFVSDPAGVAARLRRPMPERPYRQTRLGTLFHGWVEARYGPAGTADVIDASGVELDQDPTEPPVEQEDLDRLRATFEASEWASRRPEEVEVEIHMELAGQVVICKIDAVFLIDGRYRVVDWKTGRTPKDAADLELKQLQLALYRLAFAKWRGIDPDLIDAEFYFVAEDRSLRPEWLYSEEDLVALWSGARTPDASRGPSGPTVG
- a CDS encoding phosphotransferase yields the protein MARSHLTLAALATSAVAGLDVVRSSPFTAGGAGDFDSALLTTKDGRELLVRVPTTQAAESEQSADLVALRALSTGIRSRLPFRVPEFLGQAPIKPTRGFVYEHVPGRVIALDEIPAGEGLARSIGAAVSAVHSLPTGFVADAGLPVLSAAEIHSQTAALIDRAAATALVPSLLLSRWEEALDDASLWQFQPAVVNGAVQASSFLVEGDAVTGVIGWSELRVADPAHDLHWVLGARAEHVAESVFRAYNSAHHVTVDRQLKQRALLYAELEIARWLLHGTDTRDQGIIDDAVNMLSALVDTVRADEGHRISHETLPVMDVDQVEEMLDSRPQPTVGPDGPRDASGVRAPDQSATRSSSE